The Desulfovibrio sp. Huiquan2017 genome includes a region encoding these proteins:
- a CDS encoding GNAT family N-acetyltransferase yields MPHSEKAPNELFLAKLSLPVRKCMSKTAVECAGNVAGVLSLDKKETYRVKLAVDEAFCNAVDHFSGSADEERVHLEFSVRGDALVISIRERGIPFDHSRAERFSPGDPDSVDKPGLGSLLMHQAMDSVELFIHGREGKEVRLTRKLRYGNLPQELLDTRDTRRGRPRTTVREPEVRLAREDELAEVCRLAWRCYGFTQEAFLYDLDALTAKVRGGEFKSVVGVDPASGALIGHAGLKYHDPTVRVPELGLVFVDPAYRAPTLAPKMVRLLFDKARAEGDRGVFDCSVTTHTFSQKGLQKEMGCRPCCLMLGIAAAGMQVKELATSRQAKGSVVNHYFPFDRSAATVYLPEHHQGMAGDIYRWMDLPRTFGEPGDAPLPDASSVDVFPLPDELNAAFIVVRAIGADTVREIAEGLRRCRENRMDAIYAFLPAGVPTAPGVVDACERMGFFFAGVMPHVHDGQDRILLQYIDIPLDPEAIRVYGDMSRKLFAYILEEQRRVASS; encoded by the coding sequence ATGCCCCATAGTGAAAAAGCGCCGAATGAACTCTTTTTGGCCAAACTTTCCCTGCCGGTGCGCAAGTGCATGTCGAAGACGGCGGTGGAATGCGCCGGAAACGTGGCCGGGGTCCTCTCCCTGGACAAGAAGGAGACCTATCGGGTCAAGCTGGCCGTGGACGAGGCCTTCTGCAACGCCGTGGACCATTTTTCCGGCTCGGCCGACGAAGAGCGGGTCCATCTCGAATTTTCCGTGCGGGGAGACGCACTGGTCATTTCGATCCGCGAACGCGGCATTCCCTTCGATCACAGCCGGGCCGAGCGTTTCTCGCCCGGCGACCCGGACAGCGTGGACAAGCCGGGGCTGGGCTCCCTGCTCATGCATCAGGCCATGGACTCGGTGGAACTGTTCATCCATGGGCGGGAAGGCAAGGAGGTCCGCCTGACCCGGAAGCTCCGCTACGGCAACCTGCCCCAGGAGCTGCTGGACACCCGCGACACCCGGCGCGGCCGACCACGGACCACGGTCCGGGAGCCCGAGGTCCGGCTGGCCCGCGAGGACGAGTTGGCCGAAGTCTGCCGCCTGGCCTGGCGCTGCTACGGCTTCACCCAGGAGGCCTTTCTCTACGACCTCGACGCCCTGACCGCAAAAGTGCGCGGCGGAGAATTCAAATCGGTCGTGGGCGTGGACCCGGCGAGCGGGGCCCTGATCGGCCACGCCGGGCTGAAATACCACGACCCGACGGTCCGGGTGCCGGAACTGGGACTGGTTTTTGTCGATCCGGCCTACCGCGCGCCCACATTGGCCCCGAAAATGGTCCGGTTGTTGTTCGACAAGGCCCGGGCCGAGGGGGACCGGGGCGTCTTCGACTGCTCGGTGACCACCCACACCTTTTCGCAAAAAGGATTACAGAAGGAAATGGGCTGCCGTCCGTGCTGCCTGATGCTCGGCATCGCCGCCGCGGGCATGCAGGTCAAGGAATTGGCGACCTCCCGGCAAGCGAAGGGGTCGGTGGTCAACCACTACTTCCCCTTCGACCGTTCCGCGGCCACGGTCTACCTGCCCGAACACCACCAGGGCATGGCCGGGGACATCTATCGCTGGATGGACCTGCCCCGCACCTTCGGCGAGCCTGGGGACGCCCCGCTCCCGGACGCGTCCTCGGTGGATGTTTTCCCCCTGCCCGACGAACTCAACGCGGCCTTCATCGTCGTCCGGGCCATTGGCGCGGACACGGTCCGGGAGATCGCCGAGGGACTGCGCCGATGCCGCGAAAACCGCATGGACGCGATCTACGCCTTTCTCCCCGCCGGGGTGCCGACCGCGCCGGGCGTGGTGGACGCCTGCGAACGCATGGGCTTCTTCTTCGCCGGGGTCATGCCCCATGTCCATGACGGCCAGGACCGTATCCTGCTGCAGTACATCGACATACCCCTCGATCCGGAAGCCATCCGGGTATACGGCGACATGAGCCGAAAGCTCTTCGCGTATATCCTGGAGGAACAGCGCCGGGTCGCGTCCTCCTAG
- a CDS encoding YifB family Mg chelatase-like AAA ATPase, with the protein MIATISCAALMGIDAFKVQLEVDFSRSGMPAFTMVGLAEGAVRESKERVFSALKNCGFKVPPARITVNLAPADVRKEGSGYDLPLAIGILTAMGVIEQRAVDGWFMAGELSLGGDLKSVPGILPLALAARQEGGQGIIVPEVNGREGAVAGDLAVIGAANLGQVVRMLLGEEAIEPARVDIETLWNERTSHRNDFGEVKGQEHAKRAIEIAAAGGHNLLFIGPPGSGKTMLAKRIPTVLPPLSFDEALEVTKIYSVAGLLPSDQALMVTRPFRTPHHTISDVGLVGGGRYPQPGETSLAHRGVLFLDEMPEFKKSVLEVLRQPLEDGEVSISRSLMTLKYPADVMLVAAMNPCPCGYLSDATHPCSCSPLAVQRYRGRISGPLLDRIDLHVDVPAVPYEKLRQTRSEMDSATMRAHILAARSIQAERYRDGHFSLNAELDGAALEAFCALGEVEHGFLRRAVETLGLSARAYTRILRISRTIADLAGADAIGPDHLAEAINYRSMDREGAS; encoded by the coding sequence GTGATCGCCACCATCTCCTGCGCCGCCCTCATGGGCATTGACGCCTTCAAAGTTCAGCTCGAAGTTGATTTTTCCCGATCCGGCATGCCCGCCTTCACCATGGTCGGGCTGGCCGAGGGCGCGGTGCGCGAGTCCAAGGAGCGCGTTTTCTCCGCCCTCAAGAACTGCGGGTTCAAGGTGCCGCCCGCCCGGATCACCGTGAACCTGGCTCCGGCCGATGTGCGCAAGGAAGGCAGCGGCTACGACCTGCCGTTGGCCATCGGCATCCTCACCGCCATGGGCGTCATCGAACAGCGGGCCGTGGATGGCTGGTTCATGGCCGGGGAGTTGTCCCTGGGCGGCGACCTCAAGTCCGTGCCCGGCATCCTGCCTCTGGCCTTGGCCGCGCGTCAGGAAGGCGGCCAGGGCATCATCGTGCCCGAGGTCAACGGCCGCGAAGGCGCGGTGGCCGGTGATCTGGCCGTCATCGGAGCCGCGAACCTGGGCCAGGTGGTGCGCATGCTCCTCGGCGAGGAGGCCATCGAGCCCGCCCGGGTGGACATCGAGACCCTCTGGAACGAACGCACCTCCCACCGCAACGACTTCGGCGAGGTCAAAGGCCAGGAGCACGCCAAGCGGGCCATCGAGATCGCCGCCGCCGGAGGCCACAATCTCCTTTTTATCGGCCCTCCCGGTTCGGGCAAGACCATGCTCGCCAAGCGTATCCCCACGGTTTTGCCGCCGCTGTCCTTCGACGAGGCCCTGGAGGTGACCAAGATTTATTCCGTGGCCGGGCTGCTTCCCTCGGACCAGGCCTTGATGGTCACCCGGCCGTTCCGCACCCCGCACCATACCATCTCCGACGTGGGGCTGGTCGGCGGCGGCCGCTACCCTCAGCCCGGCGAGACCTCCCTGGCCCACCGGGGCGTGCTCTTTCTCGACGAGATGCCCGAATTCAAGAAATCCGTGCTCGAAGTCCTGCGCCAGCCCCTCGAAGACGGCGAGGTTTCCATTTCCCGTTCGCTGATGACCCTCAAATACCCGGCAGACGTCATGCTCGTGGCCGCCATGAATCCTTGCCCTTGCGGTTACCTGTCCGATGCGACCCACCCTTGTTCCTGTTCGCCGCTGGCCGTGCAACGCTATCGCGGCCGCATCTCCGGCCCGCTCCTCGACCGCATCGATCTGCATGTGGATGTGCCTGCCGTGCCCTATGAAAAACTTCGCCAGACCCGCTCCGAGATGGACTCAGCAACCATGCGCGCCCATATCCTCGCCGCCCGCAGCATCCAGGCCGAGCGCTACCGGGACGGTCATTTCTCTCTCAACGCCGAACTCGACGGGGCCGCGCTCGAAGCGTTTTGTGCCCTTGGTGAAGTCGAGCACGGCTTCCTGCGCCGGGCCGTCGAAACCCTGGGCCTGTCCGCCCGCGCCTACACCCGTATTCTGCGCATCTCGCGCACCATCGCCGACCTTGCCGGGGCCGACGCCATCGGGCCCGATCACCTGGCCGAGGCCATCAACTACCGCAGCATGGACCGCGAAGGCGCAAGTTAG
- a CDS encoding LysE family translocator — MFGVHDFFLFVLSGLLLNITPGQDVFYIVSRGASHGWKMGSIAALGVGTGCFVHIFAAALGLSAILATSAMAFTVVKFAGAAYLVWVGLTMWRKNGNGHDREQDEFFKTKARKVYAQGFWTNALNPKVALFFMAFLPQFVAADAPNKPLAFLLLGVVFTLNGTLVNLAYAWSAARVSARLGKNSAIGTWAKRAAGTLFVGLGVRLAMSDPVS, encoded by the coding sequence ATGTTCGGCGTCCACGACTTCTTCCTCTTCGTCCTGTCCGGCCTGCTCCTGAACATCACCCCGGGACAGGACGTCTTCTACATCGTCAGCCGAGGCGCGTCCCACGGCTGGAAAATGGGCTCCATCGCCGCCCTGGGCGTGGGCACCGGCTGCTTCGTCCACATCTTCGCCGCCGCCCTCGGCCTGTCCGCCATCCTCGCCACCTCGGCCATGGCCTTCACCGTGGTCAAGTTCGCGGGCGCGGCCTACCTCGTCTGGGTCGGCCTGACCATGTGGCGGAAAAACGGCAACGGGCACGACCGCGAACAGGACGAGTTCTTCAAGACCAAGGCGCGCAAAGTCTACGCCCAAGGATTCTGGACCAACGCCCTCAACCCCAAGGTCGCCCTTTTCTTCATGGCCTTCCTGCCCCAATTCGTGGCCGCCGACGCCCCCAACAAGCCGCTCGCCTTCCTCCTCCTCGGCGTGGTCTTCACCCTCAACGGCACCCTGGTCAATCTTGCCTATGCCTGGTCCGCCGCCCGCGTATCCGCCCGGCTCGGCAAAAACTCCGCCATCGGCACCTGGGCCAAGCGTGCCGCGGGCACCCTCTTCGTCGGCCTCGGCGTCCGCCTGGCCATGTCCGACCCCGTCAGTTAG
- a CDS encoding PACE efflux transporter → MDRLRHTLLYEFFGLILCTPLAAWALDRELMRVGLMSISMSAAAMVCNYIFNLAFDHLLVRLDRPLNVRPPLLRALHALSFEIFLAAATVPLIILWLDLPLGAALLTDLGFSAFFLGYTYLYNWAYDAVFPMPVEPATQPAGD, encoded by the coding sequence ATGGACCGACTCCGCCACACCCTGCTCTACGAATTCTTCGGACTCATCCTCTGCACGCCCCTGGCGGCCTGGGCGCTCGACCGCGAACTGATGCGCGTGGGCCTGATGTCCATCTCCATGTCCGCCGCCGCCATGGTCTGCAACTACATCTTCAACCTGGCCTTCGACCACCTCCTGGTCCGCCTCGACCGCCCCCTGAACGTCCGCCCGCCCCTGCTGCGCGCCCTGCACGCCCTGAGCTTCGAAATCTTCCTGGCCGCGGCCACCGTGCCGCTCATCATTTTGTGGCTCGACCTTCCCCTGGGAGCCGCCCTGCTCACGGACCTCGGCTTCTCAGCCTTCTTCCTGGGCTATACCTACCTCTACAACTGGGCCTACGACGCGGTCTTCCCCATGCCCGTCGAACCCGCAACCCAACCGGCCGGAGACTGA
- a CDS encoding DUF134 domain-containing protein, whose product MGRRKIRRTVQQEPGATYYKPQGIPMHKLRNATLTLEELEALRLADAQGLTQEEGAQVMGVSRATFGRVLGAARHIVATALAEGQAIRIEGGHYTLADEGWECPKLLPDEMFETIGDDSMPGMDGTGPRGMGGGGRCMGGRGMGRGQGQGMGQGRGMGGRNMGQGAGRGQGAAQGSGEQQIKDTTMSKIAVTTEGPTLDDRVDPRFGRAAGFAIVDPKTMTVVQYVDNGGSQAMAQGAGIQAAENVANAGAKVLLTGYVGPKAFAALQAAGIAIGQDVDNMTVRQAVEKYVAGQVNMADTANAPAGGNK is encoded by the coding sequence ATGGGAAGGCGAAAGATCAGGCGGACCGTGCAACAGGAACCCGGCGCGACATATTACAAGCCGCAGGGCATTCCTATGCACAAATTGCGGAACGCCACCCTGACTCTGGAGGAGCTCGAAGCGCTTCGGCTGGCCGACGCGCAGGGGCTGACCCAGGAGGAGGGCGCGCAGGTCATGGGTGTTTCCCGGGCCACGTTCGGCAGGGTGCTCGGCGCGGCGCGGCACATCGTGGCCACGGCGCTGGCCGAGGGACAGGCCATCCGTATCGAGGGCGGCCACTACACCCTGGCCGATGAAGGCTGGGAGTGCCCCAAACTGTTACCGGACGAGATGTTCGAAACCATTGGAGATGACAGTATGCCAGGAATGGACGGAACCGGACCGCGCGGCATGGGCGGCGGCGGACGGTGCATGGGCGGTCGCGGCATGGGCCGTGGCCAGGGCCAGGGAATGGGCCAGGGCCGCGGCATGGGCGGCCGGAATATGGGTCAGGGCGCGGGCCGGGGCCAGGGAGCCGCACAGGGCTCCGGAGAACAACAAATCAAGGATACGACCATGAGCAAGATAGCAGTGACCACCGAGGGCCCGACCCTCGACGACCGCGTTGACCCCCGGTTCGGCCGGGCGGCCGGTTTCGCCATCGTGGACCCGAAAACCATGACCGTGGTGCAGTACGTGGATAACGGCGGTTCCCAGGCCATGGCCCAGGGGGCGGGCATTCAGGCCGCCGAGAACGTGGCCAATGCGGGCGCCAAGGTCCTGCTGACCGGCTATGTCGGGCCCAAGGCCTTTGCGGCCCTCCAGGCCGCGGGCATCGCCATCGGCCAGGACGTGGACAACATGACCGTGCGCCAGGCGGTCGAAAAATACGTGGCGGGCCAAGTCAACATGGCCGATACCGCCAACGCGCCGGCCGGAGGCAACAAGTGA
- a CDS encoding ATP-binding protein, with the protein MIYAVASGKGGTGKTTVSSSLAVLWDGSATLVDLDVEEPNLHLFLKPELTDVRKAYIEVPEADESKCTRCRACADICQFKAITVMADTLLVFPEMCHGCGGCLAVCPEGALSPGRRELGEICRGTAGRHGFVMGRLRVGEAMSPPLMRQVRRLFPELSRDGDILIDAPPGVSCPAIAAVTDADCIVLVTEPTPFGFHDFKLAWEAFTPLGKPMGAVINRADLGDTAVREFCRENRIPVWAEIPYSRDIAEAYSRGEIVAGAFKELERTFTDLRNHMREAASGGGACAK; encoded by the coding sequence GTGATCTACGCCGTTGCCAGCGGCAAGGGCGGCACGGGCAAGACCACGGTGTCTTCGTCCCTGGCCGTCCTTTGGGATGGGTCTGCCACCCTGGTGGACCTGGACGTGGAGGAGCCGAACCTGCACCTCTTTCTGAAGCCGGAGCTGACCGACGTGCGCAAGGCGTACATCGAGGTTCCCGAGGCCGACGAGTCCAAGTGCACCCGCTGCCGGGCCTGCGCCGACATCTGCCAGTTCAAGGCGATCACGGTCATGGCCGACACCCTGCTGGTCTTCCCGGAAATGTGCCACGGATGCGGCGGCTGCCTGGCCGTCTGCCCGGAAGGCGCGCTCTCCCCGGGCCGCCGTGAGTTGGGCGAGATCTGCCGGGGCACGGCCGGGCGGCACGGCTTCGTCATGGGCCGCCTGCGCGTGGGCGAGGCCATGAGCCCGCCGCTCATGCGCCAGGTCCGCCGCCTCTTCCCGGAACTCTCCCGGGACGGGGACATCCTCATCGACGCCCCTCCGGGCGTGAGCTGCCCGGCCATCGCGGCCGTGACCGACGCGGACTGCATCGTCCTGGTCACCGAGCCGACGCCCTTCGGATTCCATGACTTCAAGCTCGCCTGGGAGGCCTTCACGCCGCTGGGCAAGCCCATGGGCGCGGTCATCAACCGCGCGGACCTGGGCGACACGGCGGTGCGCGAGTTCTGCCGGGAAAACCGGATTCCGGTCTGGGCCGAGATCCCCTATTCGCGGGATATCGCCGAGGCCTATTCGCGCGGCGAGATCGTGGCCGGGGCGTTCAAGGAACTGGAACGGACCTTCACCGACCTGCGCAATCACATGCGCGAGGCGGCCTCGGGAGGTGGCGCATGCGCGAAATAG
- a CDS encoding ATP-binding protein, which yields MREIVVISGKGGAGKTSMAGAFAHLADKAILCDLDVDAPDLHLLLDPRVKSEESFYSGHEAVIDPDRCIGCGQCAELCRFDAVRGDGDVYRVDSLACEGCKVCVALCPEQAIDFPEKHCGQWYVSDTRFGPMVHAQLFPGEENSGRLVTLLKQKARAMAEEQGLDLVLCDGTPGIGCPVISSMAGTDVAVIVTEPTPSGLHDLKRVAELCERFRTKVAVLVNKWDINPAMTGEIEAWCVGRGYTLVGRFPHDRAVVDAMLERKVLTETDNAELSRIINTSWAGVLALLDTCN from the coding sequence ATGCGCGAAATAGTGGTCATCAGCGGCAAGGGCGGCGCGGGCAAGACCTCCATGGCCGGGGCCTTCGCCCATCTGGCGGACAAGGCCATTCTCTGCGACCTGGACGTGGACGCCCCGGACCTGCATCTGCTCCTGGACCCGCGCGTCAAGTCCGAGGAGTCCTTTTATTCCGGCCACGAGGCGGTCATCGACCCGGACCGGTGCATCGGCTGCGGCCAGTGCGCCGAACTGTGTCGGTTCGACGCCGTGCGCGGGGACGGCGACGTCTATCGCGTGGACTCGCTGGCCTGTGAGGGATGCAAGGTCTGCGTGGCCCTGTGCCCGGAACAGGCCATCGACTTCCCGGAGAAGCACTGCGGACAATGGTATGTGTCCGACACCCGGTTCGGGCCCATGGTCCATGCCCAGCTTTTCCCCGGCGAGGAGAATTCCGGCCGCCTGGTCACCCTGCTCAAGCAGAAGGCCCGGGCCATGGCCGAGGAGCAGGGGCTGGACCTGGTGCTTTGCGACGGCACGCCCGGCATCGGCTGCCCGGTGATCAGTTCCATGGCCGGAACCGACGTGGCCGTGATCGTCACCGAGCCCACCCCGTCGGGCCTACACGATCTCAAACGCGTGGCCGAACTGTGCGAGCGGTTCCGTACCAAGGTGGCCGTACTGGTCAACAAGTGGGATATCAATCCGGCCATGACCGGGGAAATCGAAGCGTGGTGCGTGGGCAGGGGCTATACCTTGGTCGGGCGCTTTCCCCATGACCGGGCCGTGGTGGACGCCATGCTCGAACGCAAGGTTTTGACCGAGACGGACAACGCGGAACTTTCGCGCATCATCAACACATCCTGGGCCGGTGTTCTGGCCCTTTTGGATACATGCAACTAA
- a CDS encoding NifB/NifX family molybdenum-iron cluster-binding protein: protein MNTRIAIPSAAPGGMDAPIDAHFGHCAMYTLVDVEDGSVKEVSVVPSCPHVQGGCMAPVNYLADNKVQALISGGMGMRPLMGFNQVGIQVYHGQNAPTVHAAVEAFLHDSLPIFTVDQTCGGGH, encoded by the coding sequence ATGAATACACGTATTGCCATCCCGTCCGCCGCCCCCGGCGGCATGGATGCCCCCATTGACGCCCACTTCGGGCATTGCGCCATGTACACCCTGGTGGACGTGGAGGACGGCTCCGTGAAGGAAGTCTCCGTGGTCCCGAGCTGCCCGCATGTGCAGGGCGGCTGCATGGCCCCGGTGAACTATCTGGCCGACAACAAGGTTCAGGCGCTGATCTCCGGCGGCATGGGCATGCGTCCCCTCATGGGCTTCAACCAGGTGGGCATCCAGGTTTACCACGGCCAGAATGCGCCCACCGTGCATGCGGCCGTGGAGGCGTTCCTGCATGACTCCCTGCCGATCTTCACCGTGGACCAGACCTGCGGCGGCGGCCACTAA